AGCGGAGTTTTCCATGAAATCCTGCAGCTGCACCATCCACCCCTCAGGGTTTCCACCCACGAGCGACggcagcgacgcgcggtTGCGTTCAACCTGTAACTCCTGCGATCGCATCGCCGACTCCAAGGCGCTGATCAAGTCTCCTTGCTCGGACTCGAGCCCCGCCGTGCGAACAGCCTTTATGAGTATTTTGGACTCAGCCGCGTGAACCCTCGTCTCTTGAAGCAGATTGGACAGCAGCGTGcgcaacgcggcgctcgcgggatcACGCGCGGTCGAGGGTAGAAAGGTGGAGTCGACTGCTTTCAGCGACATCGCCTTCAAAGCGCTCGGAACCTTCAGGTGGTACTTGCTGAGCTGCGCGCTGGCCCGCATCATGTTAACCTCCCTCATCGTCGGCCAGTGAAACGACCTGTCGATAGCGAGCAACGGCGACGGGTTGGAAAGCACGTGAACGGTAAACTCCTGGTACACCGTGAACGTGTAGTCGCTCACCGCGAGCCGTACCCTGTGAAAACCGCCCTCTCTGCACCTGTCCACCGCCGGGTGCCACTTATCGGACCGGCAGTTGACGTCCCCCCGCAGCGGCGTCCCGGAGATGACCTGCGTCGCAGGGTCGAACCGCATAAACGACGGTAAAATCTCCGCGGTGTAGATGAGTTCAGAGCCGAtatcgtcgtccgcggcggccgccttgtACCTGTACTGATTATCCTCGTACGCCTCCACCACGGGAGTGCTTATCCAATACGGAGCGTCCAGATAGGTGAAACCTCGCTTGGGGACGCCGGCTTCCAGAGACGCCTCTCCCAGCGTGCACGGCGAGAACGGGTACGCCACGCTCTCATCGCCGCAGTGTCCCGCCTGGTGCCCGCCAAACggaccggcgcggaggactCGGTCGTAatcgccgatgacgacggataccgtgacgcccgcgccgtcacCCGGCGGGGTTATGCACGAGAGCGAGCCAGCCTGCGTCATTCCCAGACTCGTGCACTCCTTGTTCCCGATGAACACCACGATGCCGTCGGCGCTGTTCCCAAAGTTCTTACCGACGATCTCGATGAGGGTACCGCCCGCCCTGGGGCCGCCGATGGGCGTCACGGATTCGATCTGGAtccacgccgcgggcacCACGAACGTGTCCACCGCCATCCAGCCCCAGTCGCTGGCCCTGTAATCGTAGATGTCCAGGGTGAACTTTTCACCGCGCATGGGCTTCAAATCTTCGCTGGTCCAACCCAGCGTCTCCCAgtgccgacgcgcgcgcaccggcATGACCGCCATGCGAGAGCCGTCGGACACGCgggtgagcgcgacgcccagCACCCCCTCGCCGTTTGACGCCAGCGGGAATGTGCTCCGGGGCATGTCGGGAACCGTGGAATCTCCCCCGTTTGCCTCGAAGGTGAGATCCCCCATGCCCAGGACGAAGGGCACGGACTGCACGTGAAGTAAGCCGTGCGTGAGGTTTCGCTTGTCCCACGGGTACGCGCTGCACAGCTGGTACCgccccgcgtgcgcgtccagGAAGCAGTGCTTCTTGATGGCAAAGTTGGGCATCCCCGCCGACCGCAGGAACCAGTTTGGGAAAAAAGTCCCCTCCTCAAAGCCCCACCGCAGCGGCGCGCTGTCGTACCACTTCTGGTAGTACGGCTCGAGCCTGTCCCGCCACTCAGCGACGGGCAGCCTGATCCCGGCCACCGAGTACCCCAGATTCTCCGGCAgcttccccgccgccggcacccTCACCCCGCCCAACGGCGGCAGCCGATAGCACTCGTACCCCAACCGAAGGTTCTCCTCGTAGCTGAGCTTGTAATCGCATCCCTCGTCCCCGAGGGGTTCGTCCGGGGGCCCGAGGGAGCTGCCGCGATACGCCCACTGCTGCGGACCGGGCCCGGGCTGGCCGACGTCTCCGTACGGAGACCCGGGGGGCAGATCGTTGGTGCAACCCAGCTCGCGCTGCGGGGTGCGCTCCAAGTTCGGACCGCACCGGCGCAGCGAGTTGCTGTACAGCTGGTTCTCCTTGGTACCCGCGCCGGGAAACTCGGTGTTGTATCCCAGACCCGTGTCCACGATGTCTTTGCCCTGCGAGTGTCGATGCGGGGGGGAGGGGTTTGGTGGGTGAGCGACGGTTTTTTTTCAAGGATGAAAACCGGGGGAGCTCGGCCGTCCCATCCACGGCGGTGCGGGGGGCGTACCTTGTCCATCCCGACCGAGGTTCGGTCGTACATCTTCTGATACCACCCGGTCTGCTCATATCGCAGGAATTTGGACTCGATTGGGGTCCCCTGCCTGTCCACATCGCCCGTGAACCTCTGCACGTAAgcgacgatgtcgtcctccCAGAGCTGCTCCAGCTCCCAGACgctcccgccccgcgcgacggccgacgcgacgagcgcgatgagAAGCGCGTGTCGCGCCCAacgccgccccgcgacgccgcggttcgcccgccgatcgcgaccgtccatcgcggccatCGTTCTCCCGGTTTCCGTGCCACCACGGCGCCACCTGAGAGTGCCGGCGGGGTTGGGGTCCGGGCGCTCAAGTCAACAACGGACAGGATGTGGGGAATGGGGTCGGAGAGCCGGTTCGAAATCGGCCAGAGATGCCAAAAGTGGCAGAAGACTTTTGGACGACACACGCGacccgctcgagctcgcccggGCGGGGGGTTCGGATGGCGGGTCCAGCCGGTTCGAGCCCCGCGGAAGGACCGGCACctgtcgcgtccgcggtcgcgtccgaACCCGGCGATCGAGGGGTTGGGggagggacggcgccgcccgacccGGATGACCCTTCCAAGAAAAACGCGACTTTAGAGGGAACGAGTGGACGCGACGTGGAGTACGAGTTCGCCGTGAGCGAACTGGAATCCATGCGCATCCCGGGCACCAGCGACTACGCCACGATCCAGACGTACAACACGCTCAAGCGCATGGGTCTGAGGAGCGTGGACGTCCAGCCGGAGACCATGAAGAGGGCGTTGTCCGCCATGATGGCCGGGGACGGCACCGAGGTGCCGCTCTCGatgcggacgacgacgcggaccgGGTTCGACCCGCAGACCAAGGGATCGACCGGGAAGGACAAGGCcgaacccccgcgggcgctgCTCTACTCGCCCCCGGTGAACGCCctgaagcgcgccgcgggggttcgcCGACAGGTGGCGGCACGGGTGGAGAAGCTGGCGAAGGATCCCGACGAGAtgggcgcgctcgagaaaAGGCTCcgagccgcgtcgctcaaatccgccgacgccagggcCAAGGACACCGGCGTGGACCACATCGCCTCGCACGTCGCCTCGCTCGTCAAGCACAGGAAggaggctcgcgaggcggccaccgcggcgcgacgcgaggcacgcgaggAACGGGCGCGAACGGTGAAGGAACGAGCCGTCGCGGCTTCACTCGAAAAGGCTAACAgaaccgccgcgaacctGCGTCGAAAGGAGACCAAGAAGGAACGGGAGGCGCAGGAGGCGCGtctgcgcgcggaggcggtcgcgAAAGCGGAGAGAgaggcggagagggaggcggagaccAAGAAGGAACGGgtgcggacgcggtggagacgcgcgcggcgtctgGCGTTGGCttcgaggccgccgcccgagcgagccgccgcgctgcgcatggaggaggctcgcgacggcgccgcgcgagtgATCCAGCGGTGGTGGCGCGGGTGCGTGTCCCGCGTGGCGGTGCGCGAACGGATCCGCGCGGCTCTGTTCATCCGGGATAGGCTCTGGATGTGGTATcacaggcggcggcggcgggaggcggcggagaacaTCCGGGCGTTTCTGGAAGACGTCGGGAAAGGAAACGAAATCGTGCGGCGTTTACACCAGCTCaggcgcgcgtgcgcgacgatccAGACGGCGTACCGCAGCGCGTTTCGGGTCATGCCCGACCAGGTGGACTCGTTCGTCGTGCACTGGACCTTTTACGAGCGGTACCTTCACacgtcgagggcggtggcggcggagcagaAGAAGGGCAAAGGGGAAGGGGTCGACTTTGTTCGCCGGCGCAGGGCGTGCGTCCAGGGGTTCAGGATGGAGAACGTTCGCCAAtacgacgaggtggacgcgcggcAGCTCGTGCCGGTGGACATCAAGGCGCGGCTCGTCAAGAAATTTTTGAAGCagcgccggcggcagcgcgGCAAGGACTGGACCGCGTACAAGGACGCTCTCGACGCGTGGAGGAAAAATTCCCTCCGCGAGACCAAGCTCGAGATGGCCAGGAGCGTGATGCGGGGTAACGAGGTGCGGATGGACGACCTGGAGAGAGAGATTGCGAGTAAGAAGCCGGTGAtggtgcggcggcgggtgctgATGaacgtggacgagctcgccaagatacacgcggagggcgagaaGGAGTTCCGCAACGAGGTCAAGTTTCAGGAGGAGGCGATTACGGATTTATTCCGGCTCTCTCTGAAGAAGCGCTCGTAGTCAGTTTGGCGTTGCTCGGTTTCAATAAACACGTGTTCTAGCTGTTCGACATCCCTCCCTGGTGGATCAGCATCTCCCTGGCTTGCGCCCGCGCCTGGTCCAGGCTCCTCTGCTGCTGCAGCacccgctgctgctgctgctgctgctgtgAGCCTGCCTGAGTCGGTGGTTGcgtctgcggcggcgccgacccgggCCTGCTCGGCGGCTTGGACGGGTCGATCGCGTTCCCCACCGTGCCCAGCGTGGGCACAGCCATGCTCCCTCCGGGCGGGCGGAAGTGCACCAGACCCTCTTTCGTCGCCTGCTTGTGAAACGCGAGGACGAACCGCCCGGCGTGGTCCTTGCTCGTAAACGGCGGCAACTCAAAAATCACCggttcctcctccgacgccggcgcggcgtccttgaGCGCCTGCGTGACCGACCCGGGGCCGACGTCCATCCTAAAATGCAGATCGACGTTACCGTTCGGCCCGTTGTTTGTTTGCGggtccgtcaccgccgcttgcttcacgtcgacgccgtagGCGCTCTCGCTCTCCGGTGCTTTCTCGTGCGGATCTCGAATGGCGCACCCGACGTACCGGAGCGGTCGAATCGATTCCTTAACCTTGGGGTCGAGGTTGGCGGCCCACTCCGGGTCGTAGTGCTGCAGCAGCACGGTTTGCTTGGtgtccacgagcgcgagcgacgccggcgcggcggacgcgtccagcgccgcgccgggaccCTTCTTAAACCTCACCGGTTGAACACCGGttccgccggcgacgccatttacatcagccgccgccgcgtcgcgcctgcGCTTGCGGctctccagcgcgcgcgccgcgatggacccggggtcggcgacgaccctcCACCCGATCGCCCGCTTGTCCGCGCGCAAACGCAGGTGACCGCCGTCCAGGCTTGGGTCCacgccgggctcgtcgcggtcgtcgtaGCCGTCggggtcctcctcgccgccgacccgtTCTCGTTCCAGAACATCCGCGAGGTTTGAGGGCGAGCTCGGACCCCCGGCCGCCGGGTAGGTCCCCTCCCGCTCGACGTCAACCTCGCTCTCGACCTCGGtcttgacgacgacggcggcgggcgtcgccggatgTGTCGGCACCCTAGTCACCcccgtcgaacccgcgccggcgcctccgtcctcctcgtcccgacgattcatcgcgctcgcctccgccgccgccgccgcgatcatcgccgcgggcacggtACCCGCGCACGACCACCCGGGTCGCACgtgcggcctcggcggcgcgtcacccccggcggcgccgccgcggtcgtcgtcgtcggtacGGTCCGCCCGGGGCTGGTCCTCGACGTgccacctcgcggcggcggcggcgatgggcctcgcgggcggaggcatcgccgccgcctctggCGCGCCCCACAGCGTCCGCCCCCTCAGCGGATCCGCGAGCGGCGattcctcgacgtcgccgtagCACGCCCACcgggccccgccgccgctgttggtgtcggcaccctcggcaccctcggcaccctcggcaccctggGCCCGCTCGGCccactcgcgcgcgtccccgcgcccgacgcctcGCTCGTACCACTCAAACCCCGAATCGGGCCCGAGGGACGGCTGCAGCTCCGCCGGCTCCGCGAGCCACCTCCGCCTTTTCCGCcactccctcgccgccgccgccgctatCGGGGGCTCGTCCGCACCCGCTGGGACGCGGTACGGCGGGCGGGTTCGCCGGGACCAGcacagcgtcgccgccgccgccgctcgagcgggcgccgcgtacgccgccgtcattgaccgcctcgacgccgccaccgcgggatCCGGGTCCAGGCacagcggcgcggacgtcgccgtgaggagcgcgccctcgaccgcgAGCCTCctgcacagctgtgccgccgcgcgcgccgccgcgtccgcctcgcgctcgcgcctcgacTTCtcccccgaccccgaccccgatcccgccgccgcccccgccgccttcctcttcgccccccccgccggcgtGCCCGGGAGGGACGGATGCtgaaccgccgcggatccatcccgcgcgtcgctcctcgccccgaacacgtcgtccacgccggcCAGTCTGGCCCAGTACCCGCGCCCGGtgaccggcgcgacgacgtcgagctgcgcgcagagctcctcggcgtctgcggcgacggtggcggcggtggggtgCAGCACCGCGACGTAGCGCCTGCACGCGGCCGCGAGACGGAGTTCGCTTCTACCCCTATAATCGCGCACCTCgcacagcgcggcgccgtcgacgtacTTGAGCGGGatgccgtcgaggaggcccGAGGGCATGCGCCCGGCGTCAACCGCCTGGAGAAGCGATCGGGAGGATCGATCGTAGGGATGGAGCATGGTGCCCGCGGCCTCCAGCGCGTCTTTcaggctcggcgcggggccggTCATCTCCTCGGTGCTCGCGGGGGGTTTCTGAATGGCGAACCCGCccggggcgaggacgaggacgaaggAGAGCGGGAGCGATTCCGGgatcgcgcccccggcgccgagcaggCGCTGGTCCAGCGCGTGCGGCCGGAAACCCGCGGGTGCggtcgcgcgatggcggcggctgaggagGTCGCGGAGGTCCGGGGGCGGGGCCGACGGGCcggcgggatcgtcgcgacgcatcTCGCGATCCATCGCCGGACGATCCGCCGGCCTCGCCGGCTCCCCCACCAACATCGCCACCTCTCACTCACTGGCGATCACCCACAGGCAAGACGCGGAAGCGGATGTTGTTAGGATgcggccgcgcccgacggtcGTGCCCTCGCCGTGAACGCGATCGTCTGGCCCTCTTCGCCGGATCGGATCTATCGAGCGCACATCGCGTGATCTTCGCCGATGCGTCCTATCCCTCTCGTCGCGTGTCGCGCGCCAGAGACGTGCGCCCTAACTTGCTGTTCCCGCACCAGGCTGCTGACGTGTGACTGCCAGGCCAGATCGAGCTGCTCTCGTTTACTATCGTTGGTACTTGGCTGGGTTGGGCTTTTTTCGGGGCGGTCGTTGCTTTTCGGGGCACTTCCCTAGCGCTTCGCGCGGAAACTccggtgacgcccgcgacTCGAAACGCGTGAAAATGTCCGAATGTTCCTTCGAAGCCCTTCCGCGCGAGATCCAGCtgcgcatcctccgcgagggGCTCATCACCGTCAAGGGCGACACGCACCCTGAACCCACTGAAGGCCAGCGCCTCCCCTGGGGCCCGCCTCCCGGGTTTCAGGTCGGTTTTGA
This DNA window, taken from Micromonas commoda chromosome 2, complete sequence, encodes the following:
- a CDS encoding predicted protein — protein: MAGPAGSSPAEGPAPVASAVASEPGDRGVGGGTAPPDPDDPSKKNATLEGTSGRDVEYEFAVSELESMRIPGTSDYATIQTYNTLKRMGLRSVDVQPETMKRALSAMMAGDGTEVPLSMRTTTRTGFDPQTKGSTGKDKAEPPRALLYSPPVNALKRAAGVRRQVAARVEKLAKDPDEMGALEKRLRAASLKSADARAKDTGVDHIASHVASLVKHRKEAREAATAARREAREERARTVKERAVAASLEKANRTAANLRRKETKKEREAQEARLRAEAVAKAEREAEREAETKKERVRTRWRRARRLALASRPPPERAAALRMEEARDGAARVIQRWWRGCVSRVAVRERIRAALFIRDRLWMWYHRRRRREAAENIRAFLEDVGKGNEIVRRLHQLRRACATIQTAYRSAFRVMPDQVDSFVVHWTFYERYLHTSRAVAAEQKKGKGEGVDFVRRRRACVQGFRMENVRQYDEVDARQLVPVDIKARLVKKFLKQRRRQRGKDWTAYKDALDAWRKNSLRETKLEMARSVMRGNEVRMDDLEREIASKKPVMVRRRVLMNVDELAKIHAEGEKERLRIYSGSL
- a CDS encoding predicted protein, giving the protein MDREMRRDDPAGPSAPPPDLRDLLSRRHRATAPAGFRPHALDQRLLGAGGAIPESLPLSFVLVLAPGGFAIQKPPASTEEMTGPAPSLKDALEAAGTMLHPYDRSSRSLLQAVDAGRMPSGLLDGIPLKYVDGAALCEVRDYRGRSELRLAAACRRYVAVLHPTAATVAADAEELCAQLDVVAPVTGRGYWARLAGVDDVFGARSDARDGSAAVQHPSLPGTPAGGAKRKAAGAAAGSGSGSGEKSRREREADAAARAAAQLCRRLAVEGALLTATSAPLCLDPDPAVAASRRSMTAAYAAPARAAAAATLCWSRRTRPPYRVPAGADEPPIAAAAAREWRKRRRWLAEPAELQPSLGPDSGFEWYERGVGRGDAREWAERAQGAEGAEGAEGADTNSGGGARWACYGDVEESPLADPLRGRTLWGAPEAAAMPPPARPIAAAAARWHVEDQPRADRTDDDDRGGAAGGDAPPRPHVRPGWSCAGTVPAAMIAAAAAEASAMNRRDEEDGGAGAGSTGVTRVPTHPATPAAVVVKTEVESEVDVEREGTYPAAGGPSSPSNLADVLERERVGGEEDPDGYDDRDEPGVDPSLDGGHLRLRADKRAIGWRVVADPGSIAARALESRKRRRDAAAADVNGVAGGTGVQPVRFKKGPGAALDASAAPASLALVDTKQTVLLQHYDPEWAANLDPKVKESIRPLRYVGCAIRDPHEKAPESESAYGVDVKQAAVTDPQTNNGPNGNVDLHFRMDVGPGSVTQALKDAAPASEEEPVIFELPPFTSKDHAGRFVLAFHKQATKEGLVHFRPPGGSMAVPTLGTVGNAIDPSKPPSRPGSAPPQTQPPTQAGSQQQQQQQRVLQQQRSLDQARAQAREMLIHQGGMSNS